TCGGGGTACATGGCATCGTACTCCACCATGAGCCGGTCGCGGTGGACCTTCGCGATGATCGAAGCGGCTGCGATGGACTTCACGATTCGATCTCCGCCGATAATCGCGCGCTGCGGGATGGGGAGATTGGGGATGTGCCAGGCGTCCACGAGTGCGTGCGTCGCCGCACTCGATGATGCTTCCAGCAACACGGCGACTGCGCGACGCATGGCGAGGTGCGTCGCCTGACGGATGTTTACCGTGTCAATCTCCACCACGCTCGCGGCACCGATTCCCCACACGGCACCGCGCTGTGCAAGGAGTGCGAGTGCACGTTCACGCTGCGCCGCGGAGAGGAGTTTCGAGTCGCGGAGGAGCGCGATCCGCGCGTGGAGCGGGACGATGCATGCCGCCGCGATCACCGGACCGGCGAGCGGCCCGCACCCGGCCTCGTCGATGCCGACGGGGCAATACCCCTGCGCGATGAGCTCGCGCTCGTGACGGAACGTGGGGTTGCGCATAGACGACCGTTCTTCCTCCTTTCGTCCCATTGTACCGTGAAACGATATTTCTCCGCTCCCTCGAGGACTCGGTCGGTCGAAATGACAGAGGGGGAGAGGACTCGCTCCGCTCGAAATGACGGGGGAAATGGAAGAGCCCCCCGCGGTTCGGGGGGCTCATCGGACGCTGCGGTGGCGTCGCTCACATGAGCACGAATGTTCCGCCGCGCACGGTCCTAAACTGCTTGCCGGATGTACGCCGACCCTTCGGCACGAGCTTGCCTTCGCACCCGCTGGGACAGGTGTACCCTGAGCCGTCGGCGGATTTCTGCGTGTAGTGTGCGAAGCACTGCGGACACTGCGGCGCACCGCTGGCATCCTCGTCGATCTGTTGCGCTTGGTTCGCGACCATCCACGCCTCCTCGTCCTTTTACCCTGCACGCGCAGGACAGGGACACCACAACATACCACGCCATCGCCCCCTTGTCAAGCGTCGTTGATTCTGGGCACAATGGAGGTATTCGGCGTGCCGTGGGGTACGTCTCTTTGGTTCCCCTAGCTCTCACGCACTGATCGGCGCGTGATTCTCTCGTATGAACGCTGTCCTCACCTTCGCCCTCATCGCAGGGCTCACGAGCATCGCGTACGGCCTGTGGCTTGCCAAGAAGATCAACCGCCTCCCCGCCGGTGAGGGGAAGATGGTGACGATTGCGAAGGCCATCCAGGAAGGCGCGCGCGCGTTCCTCAAGCGCCAGTACACGGCGGTGGCGTGGATCGGTGCCGCCCTCTTCATCATCATCGGTGTCACCCCGTCGCTCGGCTGGCAGACCGCGATCGGTTTCGCCGTTGGTGCCATCCTCTCCGCGCTCGCGGGCGCGATCGGGATGCACGTTGCGGTGAGGGCGAACGTCCGCACGGCGGAGGCGGCGAAATCCGGACTGTCGCGCGCGATGCACGTTGCCGTCCAGGGTGGCGCGGTGACGGGACTCCTCGTCGTTGGCCTCGCGCTCGCGGGCGTCGTGTCCGTCTTCTGGCTGTTCGGCGCGGACGCTGATGCACTCCGCTCGCTCATCGGCTTTGGCTTTGGCGGATCGCTCATCTCGGTGTTCGCCCGACTTGGCGGCGGCATCTTCACGAAGGCCGCGGACGTGGGTGCAGACCTCGTGGGCAAGGTGGAGGCGGGGATTCCGGAGGACGATCCGCGCAATCCGGCCGTCATTGCGGACAACGTGGGTGACAACGTGGGTGATGATGCGGGGATGGCTGCGGACCTCTTTGAGACCTACGCCGTCACAACAATCGCGGCGATGCTCCTGGGCTCGCTCACCGGCGGCGTCGGTGGCGCGGCGGTGCTCTACCCGCTCATCATCGGCGGCGTTTCGGTCATCGCCTCCATTATCGGCACGCTCGCCATCCGCCTGAAGCACGGTTCGACTGCCATCATGGGCGCGCTCTACAAGGGCC
Above is a window of bacterium DNA encoding:
- a CDS encoding ribonuclease HII, whose translation is MRNPTFRHERELIAQGYCPVGIDEAGCGPLAGPVIAAACIVPLHARIALLRDSKLLSAAQRERALALLAQRGAVWGIGAASVVEIDTVNIRQATHLAMRRAVAVLLEASSSAATHALVDAWHIPNLPIPQRAIIGGDRIVKSIAAASIIAKVHRDRLMVEYDAMYPEYGFSRHKGYGTKAHLEAIAKYGITSLHRATFCHYALDKKDGKC